Proteins from one Gemmatimonadaceae bacterium genomic window:
- a CDS encoding ATP-binding protein: MPIRTVPITELKVEHARNMIERRVREDRTLDYKEVLDVSDSGKLDLLQDVTAMANASGGTILYGAVEGEGEDRGLIVDLRGMPLQPDRIELTVTNLLRDSVDERILNVQHRAIPTGDGTYLYVIRVPASPRAPHMITMKSHRPRFYMRGTVSNDPMNAQQIREVAMRSETAYDRAREVIAQRVGAIREYAENRANILSTAKPEGSAGADFIALHLIPLFPPIGGMDLSPRAIQQRWNNVSAFRWTTNNVRIGLDGLAAEYGSFVEGGAHAWTMLLRQSGIECVQIDNTESDGQGNRSLSGLGVEIDVLHALDEAQQLAAEDLLTTPLVVSLRLHGVSGVMLVSGRRAGQKTSSLGEVPIEPMLLSGWDEAPAVARTLFHVMWQAWGFARSPWYNDDGTRIPAPQR, from the coding sequence ATGCCAATCCGCACCGTACCCATCACGGAACTGAAGGTTGAGCACGCGCGGAACATGATCGAACGCCGAGTGCGCGAGGATCGGACGCTCGACTACAAGGAGGTTCTCGACGTGAGCGACTCTGGCAAGCTCGATCTCCTTCAGGACGTCACCGCGATGGCAAATGCTTCGGGCGGGACGATCCTCTACGGCGCCGTCGAGGGAGAGGGCGAAGACCGCGGGCTAATCGTCGACCTTCGCGGTATGCCGCTCCAGCCTGATCGCATCGAGCTGACTGTAACGAATCTGCTCCGCGACAGTGTCGACGAGCGGATACTGAACGTTCAACACCGAGCGATTCCTACTGGCGACGGCACTTATCTCTACGTGATACGAGTGCCGGCGAGTCCGCGAGCTCCGCACATGATCACCATGAAGAGCCATCGTCCTCGGTTCTACATGCGCGGGACGGTGTCCAACGATCCGATGAACGCCCAGCAGATCCGAGAGGTCGCGATGAGAAGCGAGACCGCCTACGATCGCGCCCGGGAAGTTATCGCGCAACGCGTGGGAGCAATTCGAGAGTACGCAGAGAATCGTGCGAACATTCTAAGCACAGCGAAACCGGAGGGAAGCGCAGGCGCAGACTTCATCGCACTTCATCTTATTCCACTCTTCCCGCCGATCGGCGGTATGGATCTTTCCCCTCGAGCGATCCAGCAGCGATGGAACAATGTAAGTGCCTTTCGATGGACGACGAACAATGTTCGTATCGGCCTTGATGGGTTGGCGGCCGAGTACGGGTCTTTCGTTGAAGGCGGCGCTCACGCATGGACGATGTTGCTTCGTCAAAGCGGAATCGAATGCGTTCAGATCGACAACACAGAGAGCGATGGCCAAGGAAATCGCTCTCTGTCTGGGCTCGGCGTCGAGATCGACGTGCTCCATGCGTTAGATGAAGCTCAACAGCTCGCGGCTGAGGACTTGCTCACTACGCCACTTGTCGTAAGCCTGCGGTTGCACGGAGTCAGCGGCGTCATGCTCGTCTCAGGGCGAAGAGCAGGGCAAAAGACGAGCAGTCTCGGCGAAGTCCCAATCGAACCGATGCTCCTTTCAGGCTGGGATGAAGCGCCAGCAGTGGCGCGGACGCTCTTTCACGTGATGTGGCAGGCGTGGGGCTTCGCGCGCTCGCCGTGGTACAACGACGACGGCACTCGCATCCCTGCACCCCAGCGTTGA
- the istB gene encoding IS21-like element helper ATPase IstB, with translation MHTLGFIERKENVVFLGPPGVGKTHLAISLAIAAAESGRRVYYGTLGDLIASLEEAQTAGHLIHRLKTLSFPSLLIVDEIGYLPITRTGAMLFFQVIARRYERASTVLTSNKGFEEWGEIFGDEVMAAALIDRLVHHCHIVNIRGNSYRMRQHAELRSALHPRHNVPDRSALKRRNATQEVTAN, from the coding sequence TTGCACACGTTAGGCTTCATCGAGCGCAAGGAGAATGTCGTTTTTCTCGGACCACCCGGGGTCGGCAAGACGCACCTCGCGATCAGTCTCGCGATTGCGGCGGCGGAGAGCGGCCGGCGGGTCTACTACGGCACGTTAGGCGATCTGATCGCGTCGCTTGAGGAGGCGCAGACCGCGGGGCACCTCATCCACCGGCTCAAGACGCTGAGCTTTCCAAGTCTGCTCATCGTTGACGAGATTGGCTATCTGCCGATCACGCGCACCGGCGCGATGCTCTTCTTCCAGGTGATCGCGCGGCGCTACGAGCGCGCGTCGACGGTACTCACGTCGAACAAGGGCTTCGAGGAATGGGGCGAGATCTTTGGGGACGAGGTGATGGCGGCGGCGCTGATCGATCGCCTCGTACATCACTGTCACATCGTCAACATCCGCGGCAACAGCTATCGGATGCGACAACATGCGGAGCTCCGGTCGGCGCTTCACCCCCGGCACAATGTACCAGATCGCTCCGCTCTCAAACGGCGGAACGCCACTCAGGAGGTCACAGCGAACTAG
- a CDS encoding helix-turn-helix domain-containing protein, whose protein sequence is MTRTRRTPSSTQLKGGIKSLPVKEARAIRERLREWCLRGANPRYKSQQHLAEQLGVGKATVSTWFAKNPSTPTSPALLQLARAGLSINWLLTGGGPENHSADRPQAALSDALRRHVLDEIERTAESGDEELAVSLIPESSELLSDFVRYWWEERIARKLNERRGERVLELLTAQDQREFIAEKSLIHQAMLSGFSPAQSRELATHVRRFLKTRSYSPAATIRLIGPRHK, encoded by the coding sequence ATGACACGAACGCGGAGGACGCCCTCGAGCACGCAGCTCAAGGGAGGCATCAAGTCGCTGCCGGTGAAGGAGGCGAGGGCCATCCGCGAACGTCTGCGCGAGTGGTGCCTGAGGGGCGCGAATCCCCGTTACAAGTCGCAACAACACCTCGCTGAACAACTCGGCGTGGGCAAGGCGACCGTATCGACTTGGTTCGCGAAGAATCCGAGCACCCCAACATCGCCGGCCCTCTTGCAACTCGCTCGCGCGGGTCTGAGCATCAATTGGCTGCTCACCGGCGGCGGTCCGGAGAACCATTCGGCTGATCGCCCGCAAGCCGCGCTATCAGATGCCCTACGACGTCACGTGCTTGATGAGATCGAGCGCACGGCAGAATCGGGCGACGAGGAACTCGCCGTCTCTCTAATCCCGGAGTCCTCAGAATTGCTGAGTGACTTCGTCCGCTACTGGTGGGAGGAGCGCATAGCGCGAAAGCTCAATGAGCGCCGTGGCGAGCGAGTGCTGGAGCTCCTGACGGCTCAAGACCAGCGCGAATTCATCGCGGAGAAGAGTCTGATCCACCAGGCAATGCTGAGCGGATTTAGTCCTGCCCAGAGCCGTGAACTCGCGACGCATGTGCGGCGCTTCTTGAAAACGCGGTCCTATTCCCCAGCTGCAACCATTCGGCTGATAGGGCCTAGGCACAAGTAA
- a CDS encoding ATP-binding protein, which produces MISVFSGACGTGKGHLVWSIAKRLAGERAVLSRVVVLSDVIRDLREAWGTHESGPSEAQRLAKYRSPEFLTVDEVSRHAFFGQPQQHLYDLIAWREERQKPTILTTNDRGEELVALLGPAISSRAAGWRGFIDFGGADYRVSYGLRR; this is translated from the coding sequence GTGATCAGCGTGTTCTCGGGTGCGTGTGGAACGGGGAAGGGCCACCTGGTCTGGTCGATCGCGAAAAGGCTTGCCGGTGAACGCGCCGTGCTGAGTCGCGTCGTCGTCCTTTCGGACGTTATTCGCGATCTCCGTGAGGCGTGGGGCACACACGAGAGTGGCCCCAGTGAGGCACAGCGCCTCGCGAAATACCGCTCGCCCGAATTCCTCACCGTCGACGAAGTATCTCGGCACGCCTTCTTTGGTCAGCCGCAACAGCATCTCTATGATCTGATCGCATGGCGCGAGGAACGGCAGAAGCCGACGATCCTAACGACAAACGATCGAGGAGAGGAGCTCGTGGCTCTGCTCGGACCGGCGATCTCGAGCCGAGCGGCCGGCTGGCGTGGATTTATCGATTTCGGCGGTGCAGACTATCGCGTTTCCTACGGGCTCCGCCGATGA
- the efp gene encoding elongation factor P, which yields MAIPATQIRRGMVIVFEGDPVRVVEFRHHTPGNLRAMVQAKLKNLRNGSSFEHRFRAADSIEPASMETHELEYMYDAAGTYHFMNTENYDQLEMDEETLGENAPWMQPGMKIQAEYYNGRPVGIRMPNSLTLEIVDTAPVMKTATKTSSTKPAKLENGVTIQVPEFIGTGDRVRVNPSTGEYQERAK from the coding sequence ATGGCAATTCCGGCAACCCAAATCCGACGCGGCATGGTGATCGTCTTCGAGGGCGATCCGGTTCGCGTGGTCGAGTTCCGGCACCACACGCCCGGGAATCTGCGCGCGATGGTGCAGGCGAAGCTCAAGAACCTGCGAAACGGCTCGTCGTTCGAGCATCGTTTTCGGGCCGCCGACTCGATCGAGCCGGCGTCGATGGAAACCCACGAGCTCGAGTACATGTATGACGCGGCGGGCACGTATCACTTCATGAACACCGAGAACTACGACCAGCTCGAGATGGACGAGGAGACGCTCGGCGAAAACGCGCCGTGGATGCAGCCGGGGATGAAGATCCAGGCGGAGTACTACAACGGTCGGCCGGTCGGCATCCGCATGCCGAATTCCCTGACGCTCGAGATCGTCGATACGGCGCCGGTCATGAAGACAGCGACGAAGACGTCTTCGACAAAGCCGGCGAAGCTCGAGAATGGCGTTACGATCCAGGTGCCCGAATTCATCGGTACGGGTGACAGGGTTCGCGTGAATCCGTCGACGGGTGAGTATCAGGAGCGAGCGAAGTAG
- a CDS encoding arylesterase, with the protein MTKLVGRWTTPLVVLAIALASSCKGAKGDDSAALADTVAKASTSARTDSVRATASSVAPTAGARTVLFIGTSLTAGLGLNPDSAYPQLIQEKIEAAHLPFDVVNAGVSGETTAGLLRRLDWLLRGNFDVVLVESGANDGLRGTPIAAVRQNLEEVLSRIRTARPAAHVMLVQMEAPPNMGQEYTTAFHTLFGEVARETGATLVPFLLQGVAGDRSLNQADGMHPNQRGEHIVADNVWRSLEPVLRAKP; encoded by the coding sequence ATGACGAAGCTGGTAGGCCGTTGGACGACACCACTGGTCGTCCTCGCGATAGCACTCGCGTCGAGCTGCAAAGGCGCCAAGGGCGATGACAGCGCCGCGCTTGCCGATACGGTAGCGAAAGCTAGCACCTCGGCACGCACGGACTCCGTACGCGCCACGGCGTCGAGTGTTGCACCGACCGCTGGTGCGCGCACGGTTCTATTCATAGGCACCAGTCTCACCGCGGGACTCGGCTTGAACCCGGACAGCGCGTATCCGCAGCTGATTCAGGAGAAGATCGAAGCAGCGCACCTGCCGTTTGATGTGGTGAACGCCGGTGTGAGCGGCGAGACGACGGCGGGGCTGCTTCGCCGGCTCGACTGGCTGCTTCGCGGCAACTTCGATGTGGTACTCGTCGAGAGCGGAGCAAATGATGGATTGCGCGGGACGCCGATCGCGGCGGTGCGGCAGAACCTCGAGGAGGTTCTTTCGAGAATTCGAACGGCGCGTCCGGCAGCGCACGTGATGCTCGTGCAGATGGAGGCGCCGCCGAACATGGGTCAGGAATACACGACGGCGTTTCACACGCTGTTCGGTGAGGTCGCACGCGAAACGGGCGCGACGCTCGTGCCGTTCTTGCTGCAAGGCGTAGCGGGCGACCGCAGTCTCAATCAAGCTGACGGGATGCATCCCAATCAGCGCGGCGAGCACATCGTGGCTGACAATGTGTGGAGGAGTCTGGAGCCGGTGCTGAGAGCCAAACCGTAA
- a CDS encoding ABC transporter ATP-binding protein produces MLVARHLTKQYRSGEHELTVLRDVNFSLPQGAFVAIVGPSGSGKTTLLGLLAGLDTPTSGTVLLDDDDFSAMDEDARARLRGEKVGFVFQSFQLIQTLTALENVQVPLELRGDAGADVRARELLRRVGLGDRLHHFPTQLSGGEQQRVAIARAFSNAPRILFADEPTGNLDSDTGGRIVELLEALNRESNSTVVLVTHDAALAGRAQRIIRLSDGRVVSDSAAEQAA; encoded by the coding sequence ATGCTCGTTGCTCGTCACCTCACAAAACAATATCGCAGCGGCGAGCATGAGCTCACCGTTCTGCGCGATGTGAACTTCAGCCTGCCGCAGGGCGCCTTCGTGGCAATCGTCGGTCCGTCCGGCAGTGGAAAGACGACCCTACTCGGGCTGCTCGCCGGATTGGATACCCCAACGAGCGGCACCGTGCTCCTCGACGACGACGATTTCTCGGCGATGGACGAGGACGCGCGCGCCCGGCTGCGTGGGGAGAAAGTTGGTTTCGTCTTCCAGAGCTTTCAATTGATCCAGACGCTGACCGCGCTCGAGAACGTGCAGGTGCCCCTCGAGCTCCGCGGCGACGCGGGCGCTGACGTCCGCGCCCGCGAGCTGCTCCGACGCGTCGGACTCGGCGATCGGCTGCACCATTTCCCCACGCAGCTTTCCGGCGGTGAGCAGCAGCGCGTCGCGATCGCGCGGGCGTTCTCCAACGCGCCACGCATTCTGTTCGCCGACGAACCGACGGGGAATCTGGATAGCGACACCGGTGGCCGAATCGTCGAATTGCTCGAAGCGCTCAACCGTGAATCGAACTCGACGGTCGTGCTCGTGACGCACGACGCCGCGCTCGCGGGCCGCGCGCAACGGATCATCCGACTCAGCGACGGCCGCGTGGTATCTGACAGCGCAGCGGAGCAGGCCGCATGA
- a CDS encoding FtsX-like permease family protein produces MSEGSEGAARATPNRWSRLIGLAWRESRTARRRLLLYMSSISLGVAALVAIDSFAANVTDSVRDQSRALLGGDASLTSGDRYTPKLLHILDSLKALGIAEAQSTNFASMALVPRSGGTRLVQVRAVSEGYPFYGNITSDPDSAWPALQRGPNVVVDPALLVSLDARIGDTVTLGMERFVITGTLKSVPGEVGISATIGPRVYIPERYLEKTRLLVFGSRADYETLFRLPNGGDQTKFAASLRKAIGGERARVRTVKDTEINLTQAIDQLRDFLGVVGLVALLLGGIGVASGVHAFVMRKIDTVAVLRCLGATSWQVLAIYVVQAAVMGLLGAALGGVLGIGFQLLLPLGLQDFLPVDVSVHLAPASIGLGLIVGVWVALVFSLRPLVALRRISPLQALRREADATVLRLRGLDPLRALVSLAIVASVVLLALSRAGNVRRGIGFSVAIFLAVGALFGTAVLFSSLARRMVRPRWPFVLRQGIASLYRPGNQTRAVVLSLGFGVFLMSTLYQVHHSLLKTLDVKLTQARANLVFFDVQQDQETGIDSIIQANGFGVVQQVPLVTMRVAAINGRTSAQLMGDTVATASGRRERRSVWPLRREYRSTYRDEPTPSERIVEGKWFTPTTDSTTLPEVSIEVGVARELRLHIGDTITWNVQGVQVPTRVTSFREVNWARFEPNFFAVFQSRALRNAPRQFVILSQVPGATAVARVQRGVVRAYPNVSSIDLTLVQRTVMDVLGKVTMAIRFMALVSLALGIPVLFSAVAATRRERLREGVLLKTLGATRRQIGRIMLAEYAVLGALGSLAGVALSFGGSWALTHWIFHVAFAPSVIPVLLVALAMVLLAVTIGLATGREVFRQTPMVALREA; encoded by the coding sequence ATGAGCGAGGGGAGCGAGGGCGCGGCGCGAGCGACTCCAAACCGCTGGTCCCGGCTCATCGGCCTCGCCTGGCGCGAAAGCCGGACGGCGCGGCGGCGGTTGTTGCTCTACATGTCGTCCATCTCGTTAGGTGTGGCGGCGCTCGTCGCGATCGATTCCTTCGCCGCGAACGTCACCGACTCCGTTCGCGACCAGTCGAGGGCGCTCCTCGGCGGAGATGCTTCGCTCACGTCCGGTGATCGCTACACGCCGAAGCTGCTCCACATCCTCGACTCCCTCAAAGCGCTGGGAATCGCCGAAGCGCAGTCGACGAACTTCGCGTCGATGGCGCTGGTGCCGCGCTCGGGTGGAACGCGCCTCGTGCAGGTCCGCGCGGTGAGTGAGGGCTATCCATTCTACGGCAACATCACGAGCGATCCCGACTCGGCCTGGCCTGCGCTGCAGCGTGGACCGAACGTCGTCGTCGATCCGGCGCTCCTCGTCTCACTCGACGCGCGCATCGGCGACACGGTCACGTTAGGTATGGAGCGCTTCGTCATCACGGGAACGCTCAAGAGCGTGCCCGGTGAAGTCGGCATCAGCGCGACAATCGGGCCGCGCGTCTACATCCCCGAGCGGTATCTCGAGAAGACGCGACTGCTCGTGTTTGGCAGCCGAGCGGATTACGAGACGCTTTTCCGATTGCCTAACGGCGGCGACCAGACGAAGTTCGCGGCGAGCCTTCGCAAAGCGATCGGCGGTGAACGCGCGCGCGTGCGCACGGTGAAGGACACCGAGATCAACCTCACGCAGGCCATCGATCAGCTCCGCGACTTTCTCGGTGTTGTCGGACTCGTCGCGCTCTTGCTTGGAGGCATCGGTGTGGCGAGCGGCGTACACGCCTTCGTGATGCGCAAGATCGACACGGTCGCCGTACTGCGCTGCCTTGGCGCAACCAGTTGGCAGGTCCTCGCGATTTACGTCGTGCAGGCCGCCGTGATGGGCCTGCTCGGTGCGGCGCTCGGCGGTGTGCTTGGCATTGGTTTCCAATTGCTCCTGCCGCTCGGCTTGCAGGATTTCCTTCCAGTCGATGTGTCGGTGCACCTGGCACCGGCGTCGATCGGGCTGGGTCTCATCGTTGGCGTATGGGTCGCGCTGGTTTTTTCGCTGCGACCGCTCGTCGCGTTGCGACGCATCTCGCCATTGCAAGCTCTTCGGCGCGAGGCAGACGCAACCGTGTTGCGGCTGCGGGGACTCGACCCTCTTCGAGCACTCGTCTCGCTGGCGATCGTTGCGAGCGTCGTCTTGCTCGCGCTCTCGCGGGCCGGCAACGTGCGCCGCGGGATTGGTTTCAGCGTCGCCATCTTCCTCGCGGTCGGCGCGTTGTTCGGAACCGCGGTGCTGTTCTCCAGCCTCGCGCGACGGATGGTGCGGCCGCGCTGGCCCTTCGTGCTGCGCCAGGGCATCGCAAGCTTGTACCGACCGGGGAACCAGACGCGCGCCGTGGTCCTGTCGTTGGGTTTTGGTGTCTTCCTGATGAGCACTCTCTATCAGGTTCATCACAGCTTGCTCAAGACGCTCGACGTGAAGCTGACCCAGGCGCGCGCGAATCTCGTCTTCTTCGACGTGCAGCAGGATCAGGAGACGGGCATTGATTCGATAATCCAGGCGAATGGGTTCGGCGTCGTGCAGCAGGTGCCGCTGGTGACGATGCGTGTCGCCGCGATCAATGGGCGCACCTCGGCGCAGCTCATGGGCGATACCGTTGCGACGGCGAGCGGCCGACGCGAGCGCCGGTCGGTCTGGCCGCTCCGTCGCGAATATCGCTCGACCTACCGCGACGAGCCCACACCCTCGGAACGGATCGTCGAAGGCAAGTGGTTCACCCCAACGACCGACTCGACGACGCTTCCGGAGGTCTCGATCGAGGTCGGCGTCGCCCGCGAGCTGCGGTTGCACATCGGCGACACGATCACGTGGAATGTGCAGGGCGTGCAAGTGCCGACTCGCGTAACGAGCTTCCGCGAAGTGAACTGGGCGCGGTTCGAGCCGAACTTCTTCGCGGTCTTTCAATCGCGCGCGCTCCGGAACGCGCCGCGGCAGTTCGTGATCCTCTCGCAGGTTCCGGGGGCCACGGCCGTCGCCCGCGTCCAGCGAGGCGTCGTACGCGCCTACCCCAACGTCTCGAGCATCGATCTCACGCTGGTCCAGCGGACCGTGATGGACGTGCTCGGCAAGGTGACGATGGCGATCCGGTTCATGGCGCTGGTGAGCCTCGCGTTAGGCATCCCGGTGCTCTTCAGCGCCGTCGCCGCAACGCGTCGCGAGCGACTCCGCGAGGGCGTTCTTCTCAAGACCCTCGGCGCCACTCGCCGGCAGATTGGTCGGATCATGCTCGCCGAATACGCGGTGCTGGGTGCGCTCGGGAGCCTCGCGGGCGTCGCGCTGTCATTCGGAGGATCATGGGCGCTCACGCACTGGATCTTCCACGTCGCGTTCGCGCCGTCGGTGATTCCGGTGCTGCTGGTGGCGCTCGCGATGGTGCTGCTCGCCGTCACGATCGGTCTGGCGACCGGTCGCGAGGTGTTCAGGCAGACGCCGATGGTGGCGCTGCGCGAAGCCTAA
- a CDS encoding response regulator, with the protein MSKPTIAVVEDNADNRLLLTAILGDRYKIVEYDNGPQALDGLARALPDLVLLDISLPGMDGNEILAEIRRDGRMRHLPIIALTAHAMAGDRERFLDAGFNDYITKPIVDESLLLNAIQRWLSGG; encoded by the coding sequence ATGTCCAAGCCTACCATCGCCGTCGTCGAAGACAACGCTGACAACCGACTCCTGCTCACTGCCATCCTCGGCGATCGGTACAAGATAGTCGAGTATGACAATGGGCCCCAAGCACTCGATGGCCTCGCCCGCGCTCTCCCCGATCTCGTGCTGCTCGACATCTCGCTGCCCGGAATGGATGGGAACGAGATCCTCGCCGAGATTCGCCGTGATGGACGGATGCGCCATCTCCCGATCATCGCGCTCACGGCGCACGCGATGGCAGGAGACCGCGAACGCTTTCTCGACGCGGGCTTCAACGATTACATCACGAAGCCCATCGTCGACGAGTCGCTCCTGCTGAATGCCATCCAGCGGTGGCTATCCGGCGGCTGA
- a CDS encoding serine/threonine-protein kinase → MRETPEASNDPLIGQLIADRYQILSVIGEGGMGRVYLAEHVRMGRKSAVKVINPALATTADAISRFNREAANACKINHPNVAQVYDFGEMADGTLYLAMEYIDGETLDRVVASTGALPPVRAAQITKQIADALYAAHHLGIVHRDLKPENVMIARHLDGSDWVKVVDFGIAKTIQRDGTGSQTVTTAGVSLGTPEYMSPEQLAGEKLDHRTDVYSLGLLLFNMLTGELPYPKLTSKETLVRRLTSRPNTLAEVRPDVAWPAGLQQALDRAIAPEAADRYDSVADFGREVLRVAEAGQPATAAAATAVATTAGVSRPVAVAPETPNVKRSASPRVDDSVARRRALPWAIAAACLVAVAVVAQVYARHPDAAVMTSRDSASSSTSLTDTTAVASVATPPTPPSVVHADSMSRTPVMSTPSVSAPLHMTHPSAPATFEQKLADSVRRMVDKIPLAELSRMDSMLTQIQPDIERAQRAGERRGIGAGAAAAEIRAHIARMKERFENGDARGARQEFAKAASELPIVRDLDPDPEHTAILQRELGAGIRDLVATCYRKRADSTLAPGIRCENLVGLPNRFRPRQQ, encoded by the coding sequence ATGAGAGAGACTCCGGAAGCGTCAAACGATCCACTCATCGGCCAGCTGATCGCCGATCGCTATCAGATTCTCTCGGTGATCGGCGAGGGCGGGATGGGACGCGTGTATCTCGCCGAGCACGTGCGTATGGGACGGAAGAGTGCGGTGAAGGTGATCAATCCCGCGCTCGCGACCACCGCCGACGCGATCTCGCGCTTCAACCGCGAAGCGGCCAACGCGTGCAAGATCAACCATCCGAACGTTGCTCAGGTCTACGACTTCGGCGAGATGGCGGACGGAACGCTGTATCTCGCGATGGAGTACATCGACGGTGAAACGCTCGACCGCGTCGTGGCGAGCACGGGGGCGCTCCCGCCGGTTCGGGCCGCGCAGATCACGAAGCAGATCGCCGACGCGCTCTATGCCGCGCACCATCTCGGAATCGTGCATCGCGATCTCAAGCCCGAGAACGTCATGATCGCGCGCCATCTCGACGGTAGCGACTGGGTGAAGGTCGTCGACTTCGGGATCGCGAAGACGATTCAACGCGACGGCACCGGCTCGCAGACTGTGACTACGGCCGGCGTATCGCTGGGCACGCCGGAGTACATGAGTCCCGAACAGCTCGCCGGGGAGAAGCTCGATCATCGAACCGACGTGTACTCGCTCGGTCTCTTGCTGTTCAACATGCTCACCGGCGAGCTGCCGTACCCGAAGCTCACGTCGAAAGAGACGCTCGTCAGGCGATTGACGTCGCGGCCGAATACGCTCGCCGAGGTGCGGCCGGACGTCGCGTGGCCGGCGGGCCTGCAACAGGCCCTCGACCGCGCCATCGCGCCCGAGGCTGCAGATCGCTACGACAGCGTTGCCGACTTTGGGCGTGAAGTGCTGCGGGTCGCCGAGGCCGGGCAACCGGCGACGGCAGCCGCGGCGACGGCAGTCGCGACGACAGCAGGCGTGTCTCGGCCCGTCGCCGTGGCGCCCGAGACGCCTAACGTGAAGCGGTCAGCTTCTCCTCGAGTCGACGATTCAGTGGCGCGCCGTCGTGCGCTTCCGTGGGCGATTGCGGCGGCGTGTCTCGTCGCCGTCGCCGTTGTCGCACAGGTGTACGCGCGTCATCCGGATGCTGCCGTCATGACATCTCGCGACTCGGCATCGAGCTCCACGAGCTTGACTGACACGACTGCCGTTGCCAGTGTCGCTACGCCGCCAACTCCTCCGTCGGTCGTGCATGCCGACTCGATGTCGCGCACGCCGGTCATGTCAACGCCCTCGGTCTCGGCTCCGCTGCACATGACACACCCTTCCGCACCGGCCACGTTCGAGCAGAAGCTCGCCGATTCGGTGAGACGCATGGTCGACAAAATTCCACTCGCCGAGCTGTCGCGCATGGATTCGATGCTCACGCAAATCCAGCCCGACATCGAGCGCGCTCAGCGCGCCGGAGAACGGAGGGGAATAGGCGCCGGCGCGGCGGCCGCTGAAATTCGCGCGCACATCGCGCGCATGAAGGAGCGATTCGAGAATGGGGACGCGCGCGGAGCGCGGCAGGAATTCGCCAAGGCGGCGAGCGAGCTACCCATCGTGCGGGACCTCGATCCAGACCCGGAGCATACCGCGATACTGCAACGAGAGCTTGGCGCTGGCATACGCGATCTCGTCGCAACCTGTTATCGTAAACGCGCCGACTCTACGCTCGCTCCTGGAATTCGCTGCGAGAATCTGGTCGGCCTGCCGAATCGCTTTCGACCGCGCCAGCAGTAG